Within Mixophyes fleayi isolate aMixFle1 unplaced genomic scaffold, aMixFle1.hap1 Scaffold_477, whole genome shotgun sequence, the genomic segment tagtacatcagagaagtcacacaagagAGAAACAATTGttttgctctgaatgtggaaaatgttttatacGTAAATCATGTTTAACAATACATCAGAGGAGTCATACAGGAGAAAGACCATACatatgctctgaatgtggtaaatgttttaaatCCAATTCAGAACTTGTGAGACATcataggattcacacaggagtaCACCCATATTCATGCCCAGAGTGTGGAAAAGGATGTACAAGTAAGACAGAatttgttgtacatcagagaattcacacaggagagaaaccatattcttgttctgaatgtggaaaatgctttACACAAAATTCAAAACTTGTTAGACATCAAATGAGTCACTCAGGGCTACACCCATATTCATGCCCAGAGTGTGGAAAAGGATGTACAAGTAAGACGGaacttgttgcacatcagagaattcacacaggagagaaaccatattcatgttctgaatgtggaaaatgttttacatatagtGCAGACTTTGTTAAACAtctgagaattcacacaggagaaaaaccatattcctgctctgaatgtgggaaatgttttaaccGCAAAGGAAATCTAACAATACACCAGAGAATTCATACTGGAGAAAGACCATATatctgctctgaatgtgggaaatgttttacacaaaattcagaacttgttaaacatcagaagattcacacaggcATGCAGCCATATTCATGCACTGAGTGTGGGAGAGGATGTAGAAGTATTGCAGTATTAATTGTgcatcaaagaattcacacaggagagaaaccatattcttgctctgaatgtgggaaatgttttattagtAAATCATGTTTAACATTGCATCAGAGGAGCCATACAGGAGAAAGACCATATATCTGCGCTGAATGTGCAAAATGTTTTAAATCAAATTCAGAGCTTCT encodes:
- the LOC142134225 gene encoding uncharacterized protein LOC142134225; this translates as MMENHQPLTSLERSTDPSTDIKEESVSCDGGNLTDTDIYTPTDHTQYTSTDIKEESVSCDGGNLTDTDIYTPTDHTQYTSTDIKEESESTANDEKCLYNRLSSIEYQKMGNSKCIANKYASCSECGKCFTQNSELVKHQKIHTGMHPYSCRECGKRFRSNAEFVVHQRSHTREKQLFCSECGKCFIRKSCLTIHQRSHTGERPYICSECGKCFKSNSELVRHHRIHTGVHPYSCPECGKGCTSKTEFVVHQRIHTGEKPYSCSECGKCFTQNSKLVRHQMSHSGLHPYSCPECGKGCTSKTELVAHQRIHTGEKPYSCSECGKCFTYSADFVKHLRIHTGEKPYSCSECGKCFNRKGNLTIHQRIHTGERPYICSECGKCFTQNSELVKHQKIHTGMQPYSCTECGRGCRSIAVLIVHQRIHTGEKPYSCSECGKCFISKSCLTLHQRSHTGERPYICAECAKCFKSNSELLRHNRIHTGVHPYSCAECGKGCSSKSELVVHERIHTGERPYSCSECGKCFPSKSELVKHQRIHTGEKPYSCSECGKCFRCKSNLTSHQRTHAGERP